Proteins encoded in a region of the Terriglobia bacterium genome:
- a CDS encoding glucosidase, which translates to MTQEDLRLEASREHKAHWKRWGPYLSERAWGTVREDYSSHGTAWENFPHDHARIRAYRWNEDGLAGICDRHQYICFALALWNGRDPILKERLFGLTGNEGNHGEDVKEYYFYLDSTPTHSYMHYLYKYPQAEFPYARLLEENRRRGRNDLEFELIDTGVFDEDRYFDVFVEYAKATAEDILIRIEVINRGPEPASLYLLPTLWFRNTWSWGFGERRPRMQQGERMEGSPVIEMDHSYYGHRKLICEGTPQLLFTENETNFHRLCNLENSSPFVKDGFNDFVVEGVKSAVNPEGIGSKAAACYPLRIDPGATATVRLRFTPDPAHSPSFGAEFEGMMDQRKKEADEFFAQLAPRALSEDARRVQRQAFAGMLWGKQFYHYEVSRWLKGDPAGPEPPPERLYGRNHDWTHLYNGDVISMPDKWEYPWYAAWDLAFHCIPLALMDCDFAKEQLVLLLREWYMHPNGQIPAYEWALGDVNPPVHAWAAWRVYKIEKKRRGTADFRFLERVFHKLLLNFTWWVNRKDAQGRNVFQGGFLGLDNIGVFDRSAPLPTGGHIEQSDATSWMGMYCLNMLAIALELARRDSAYEDVASKFFEHFVYICNAMNNLGGKDIELWDEQDGFYYDVLHLDNGKHFPIRLRSMVGLIPLFAVETLDSEIVDKLPGFKRRMQWFIENRADLSDNIETQSSPHGFRRFLSLVNRHRLRRVLKYMLDEEEFLSPHGIRALSRYHQNHPYSLHINHTEYRVDYEPAESSTGLFGGNSNWRGPIWFPLNFLLIESLQKFHHFLGDEYKVEFPTGSGRMMNLWQVATQISRRLTHIFLRGRSGRRPTFGGTEKFQTDPHWRDLIPFNEYFHGDNGAGIGASHQTGWTGLVAKLIQQSGE; encoded by the coding sequence ATGACTCAAGAAGACCTCCGGCTCGAAGCATCCCGCGAGCACAAGGCCCATTGGAAACGCTGGGGACCCTATCTGAGCGAACGGGCGTGGGGAACCGTGCGCGAAGACTACAGTTCTCATGGAACAGCCTGGGAGAATTTTCCTCATGACCACGCCCGAATCCGCGCTTATCGCTGGAACGAAGATGGGCTTGCGGGAATCTGCGATCGACATCAATACATTTGCTTTGCCTTGGCGCTGTGGAACGGCCGGGACCCCATCCTCAAGGAACGTCTCTTTGGATTGACGGGCAACGAGGGCAACCATGGCGAAGATGTAAAGGAGTATTACTTTTATCTCGACTCGACACCCACGCATTCCTACATGCACTACCTCTATAAGTACCCGCAGGCCGAATTTCCATATGCCCGTTTGCTTGAGGAGAACCGGCGGCGAGGGCGGAACGATTTGGAGTTTGAATTGATTGATACGGGGGTCTTCGACGAGGACCGTTACTTCGACGTCTTTGTCGAATATGCCAAGGCCACAGCCGAGGACATCCTGATCCGGATTGAGGTGATCAATCGCGGCCCTGAACCCGCTTCTTTGTATCTGCTGCCCACGCTATGGTTTCGAAACACCTGGTCGTGGGGATTTGGCGAAAGGCGCCCTCGAATGCAGCAGGGAGAGAGAATGGAAGGTTCTCCCGTGATTGAGATGGACCATTCCTACTATGGGCACCGTAAACTGATCTGTGAAGGGACGCCGCAACTTCTATTCACTGAAAACGAGACCAACTTTCACCGTCTCTGTAATTTGGAAAACAGCTCTCCATTCGTGAAGGATGGTTTCAACGACTTCGTCGTGGAGGGTGTCAAATCAGCGGTTAACCCCGAGGGGATCGGATCAAAGGCGGCCGCCTGTTATCCCTTGCGGATCGATCCCGGTGCGACTGCCACCGTTCGTCTTCGCTTTACTCCGGATCCGGCTCACTCGCCATCCTTTGGCGCGGAGTTTGAAGGCATGATGGATCAGAGAAAAAAAGAGGCCGATGAGTTTTTCGCTCAATTGGCCCCGCGCGCCCTTTCGGAAGATGCCCGGCGGGTGCAGAGGCAAGCGTTTGCGGGGATGTTGTGGGGCAAGCAATTCTATCATTATGAAGTGAGCCGATGGCTGAAGGGTGACCCCGCAGGTCCGGAGCCTCCACCTGAGCGGTTGTATGGGAGAAACCATGATTGGACGCATCTGTACAACGGCGATGTGATTTCCATGCCCGACAAATGGGAATACCCCTGGTATGCCGCCTGGGACCTGGCGTTTCACTGCATTCCTCTCGCCCTCATGGACTGCGACTTCGCGAAAGAACAATTGGTCCTCCTGCTTCGTGAGTGGTACATGCATCCCAACGGACAGATTCCTGCTTATGAGTGGGCCTTGGGAGATGTCAACCCACCCGTGCACGCATGGGCCGCCTGGCGCGTCTACAAGATTGAGAAGAAACGGCGCGGCACCGCGGACTTCCGCTTCCTGGAGCGCGTTTTTCATAAGCTGCTGCTCAACTTCACCTGGTGGGTCAACCGCAAGGATGCTCAAGGGAGAAACGTTTTCCAGGGAGGGTTCCTTGGTCTCGACAACATCGGGGTCTTCGACCGGAGTGCCCCGCTCCCTACCGGAGGACACATCGAGCAATCCGACGCCACCAGTTGGATGGGGATGTATTGCCTGAACATGCTGGCCATTGCACTGGAGCTGGCGCGAAGGGATTCTGCCTACGAGGACGTCGCCAGCAAGTTTTTTGAGCACTTTGTTTATATCTGCAATGCGATGAACAACCTGGGAGGCAAGGACATTGAACTCTGGGACGAACAGGACGGCTTTTACTATGATGTCCTGCACCTCGACAACGGCAAGCATTTCCCGATCCGGCTTCGTTCCATGGTCGGATTGATTCCCCTGTTCGCCGTCGAGACCCTGGATTCTGAGATCGTCGATAAACTGCCCGGCTTCAAGCGGCGCATGCAGTGGTTCATTGAAAATCGGGCCGATCTCAGCGATAACATTGAAACCCAGTCCTCCCCGCACGGCTTTCGGCGGTTTCTCTCGCTCGTCAACCGTCATCGCCTGCGGCGTGTTCTAAAGTACATGCTCGATGAGGAGGAGTTCCTCTCCCCCCACGGGATTCGAGCCCTGTCTCGCTATCACCAAAATCATCCGTATTCACTACACATTAACCATACAGAATATCGCGTGGACTATGAGCCCGCTGAATCATCGACAGGCCTCTTTGGGGGTAATTCAAACTGGCGTGGACCCATCTGGTTCCCTCTGAATTTCCTCCTGATTGAGTCGCTGCAAAAATTCCATCATTTTTTGGGAGACGAGTATAAAGTCGAATTCCCCACCGGCTCGGGCCGGATGATGAATCTGTGGCAGGTCGCCACCCAGATTTCTCGCCGCCTCACTCACATTTTTCTACGCGGTCGCAGCGGCCGTAGACCTACCTTTGGCGGCACGGAGAAATTTCAAACGGATCCGCATTGGAGAGATTTAATTCCCTTCAATGAATATTTTCACGGAGATAACGGCGCCGGAATCGGCGCCAGCCATCAAACCGGATGGACCGGGCTGGTGGCCAAATTGATCCAGCAAAGCGGGGAATGA
- a CDS encoding glucose 1-dehydrogenase, which produces MKAIAVLPGKPNTVHLRDVPKPILNGKDHGRSVLVKVLRVGVDGTDKEINAAEYGEAPAGDKFLIIGHESFGRVEAVGPNVTELKPGDYVVATVRRPGSSIYDQIGTNDMTTDDTYFERGINLRHGFLAEYYVDDAEFIVKVPQGLKHVGVLLEPTTVVEKGIAQAYEIQRRLRVWRPRRAAVMGAGTIGLLATLVLRLRGLEVTTFGLTPKPYLNSDLVEAIGARYQSTRELPILEAAKKYGPFDLIFEATGASSVVFDSMQALAKNGVLVLSSVTGGDRKIEVPADMINLQFVLGNKVMVGTVNANREYFEMGVRDMAQAEAEYPGWLNRLLTHPVKGLENYSELLDKLTTAKGAIKVFCEVADL; this is translated from the coding sequence ATGAAAGCGATTGCAGTTTTACCGGGAAAACCCAACACGGTCCACCTGAGAGATGTCCCAAAGCCCATCTTGAACGGAAAGGATCATGGACGCAGCGTCCTCGTGAAGGTACTTCGCGTCGGCGTTGACGGCACCGACAAGGAAATTAATGCTGCGGAATACGGGGAAGCGCCAGCAGGGGACAAATTTCTTATCATCGGCCACGAAAGTTTTGGCCGCGTGGAAGCCGTGGGCCCCAACGTCACTGAGTTAAAACCCGGTGATTACGTCGTCGCCACCGTTCGACGTCCGGGATCAAGTATTTACGATCAGATCGGCACGAATGATATGACGACCGACGATACCTACTTCGAGCGCGGGATCAACTTGCGGCACGGATTTCTTGCGGAATATTATGTGGACGACGCCGAGTTTATCGTCAAGGTTCCGCAGGGCCTCAAACATGTTGGAGTTCTGTTGGAACCCACCACCGTTGTCGAAAAAGGTATCGCCCAGGCCTATGAGATCCAAAGGCGTTTGCGTGTCTGGCGCCCGCGCCGTGCAGCCGTGATGGGGGCGGGAACCATCGGGCTGCTTGCCACCCTTGTCCTTCGGTTGCGTGGATTGGAAGTCACCACCTTTGGCCTCACGCCAAAACCCTACCTCAATTCCGATTTGGTCGAAGCCATTGGCGCCCGTTATCAGTCGACCCGCGAGTTGCCAATTCTTGAGGCCGCCAAAAAGTATGGCCCTTTCGATCTGATTTTTGAGGCCACGGGCGCTTCGTCCGTTGTTTTCGACAGCATGCAGGCACTCGCGAAGAACGGGGTGCTGGTGCTCTCAAGCGTGACGGGCGGCGATCGGAAGATCGAGGTGCCTGCCGATATGATCAACCTGCAGTTTGTGCTGGGCAACAAGGTCATGGTGGGAACCGTGAACGCCAACCGTGAATATTTTGAAATGGGCGTTCGTGACATGGCGCAAGCTGAGGCTGAATATCCGGGATGGCTCAACCGGTTGCTCACCCACCCGGTGAAGGGCCTCGAGAACTACTCTGAGTTGCTGGATAAACTGACGACGGCCAAAGGGGCCATTAAAGTCTTCTGCGAAGTGGCAGATTTGTAA
- a CDS encoding glucosidase, translating to MTQEDIRLQESHDRKAHWKRWGPYLSERQWGTVREDYSPGGTAWDYLPHDQARSRTYRWGEDGIGGISDRHQVICFALALWNGRDPILKERIFGLTGSEGNHGEDVKEYYFYLDSTPTHSYMNFLYKYPQAEFPYARLVEENRRRGRDALEFELIDTGIFNENRYFDVFVEYAKATPEDICIRIMAHNRGPDPAELHLLPTLWFRNTWSWNGASRRPSLTRADGVQRASVIAVDHHEYGKRWLVCDGSPELLFTENESNARRLWGGENSTPYVKDGIHEYIVHGNRAAVNPAQTGTKASAHFSLRIPPGESSTLRLRFVDCPPHATVLGKEFDAVFSKRKVEADEFYKERAGKCTSEDACRVQRQAFAGMLWSKQFYHYDLRTWLKGDPDNPPPEGHQRGRNREWGHLYNADVISMPDKWEYPWYAAWDLAFHCIPLALVDPDFAKEQLVLLTREWYMHPNGQLPAYEWAFGDVNPPVHAWAAWRVYKIEKRIRGKGDLHFLESVFHKLMLNFTWWVNRKDAEGMNVFQGGFLGLDNIGVFDRSAPLPTGGYIEQSDGTSWMGMYCLNLLAIALELARENPAYENVASKFWEHFLHIAHAMNHLGSKNLGLWDEEDGFYYDALHLPGGESFPMKVRSMVGLIPLFAVETLEPDMLDRLPGFKRRLEWFIDNRPDLVGNVACMRTAGQRERRLLSIVDRDKLRRVLALMLNEQEFLSPYGIRALSRYHQDRPYMLGANGNSYRVAYEPAESSTGLFGGNSNWRGPIWFPVNYLLIESLQKFHHYLGDDFKVEFPTGSGKMLTLWEVAGELSRRLTRIFLRGQDGRRPFFGGIQKFQTDPHWKDLILFNEYFHGDNGAGIGANHQTGWTGLVAKLIEQSGE from the coding sequence GTGACCCAAGAAGACATCCGACTTCAAGAATCCCACGACCGCAAGGCTCACTGGAAGCGATGGGGGCCCTACCTCAGTGAGCGCCAATGGGGTACGGTGCGCGAAGACTATAGCCCTGGTGGCACGGCATGGGACTACCTTCCGCATGACCAGGCGCGATCTCGTACTTATCGCTGGGGCGAAGATGGCATCGGTGGAATCTCGGACCGTCACCAGGTAATCTGTTTTGCGCTGGCCCTGTGGAACGGACGCGATCCGATCCTTAAAGAACGAATCTTCGGTCTGACCGGCAGCGAGGGCAACCATGGAGAGGACGTCAAGGAGTACTATTTCTATCTCGATTCGACACCCACTCACTCCTACATGAATTTTCTCTACAAGTACCCGCAGGCGGAATTTCCATACGCCCGACTGGTCGAGGAAAACCGTCGCCGGGGGAGAGACGCCTTGGAGTTCGAGTTGATTGATACTGGCATCTTTAATGAGAACCGCTACTTTGATGTGTTCGTCGAATACGCCAAGGCCACACCCGAAGATATTTGCATCCGCATCATGGCCCATAACCGGGGCCCTGATCCCGCCGAACTACACCTCCTGCCGACTCTTTGGTTTCGCAATACCTGGTCTTGGAATGGCGCCAGTCGGAGGCCGAGCTTGACCCGGGCTGATGGTGTCCAGAGGGCCTCGGTCATCGCGGTGGACCATCATGAATACGGCAAGCGCTGGCTCGTTTGCGACGGCTCTCCGGAGCTGCTCTTCACCGAGAACGAATCCAATGCCAGGCGGCTGTGGGGTGGTGAAAATAGCACCCCCTATGTCAAAGATGGAATCCACGAATACATCGTGCATGGCAACCGGGCCGCCGTGAACCCGGCCCAAACAGGCACCAAGGCCTCGGCCCATTTCAGCCTTCGAATCCCGCCGGGTGAGAGTTCCACCCTGCGTCTTCGGTTCGTCGACTGCCCTCCCCATGCCACAGTTCTGGGAAAGGAATTTGATGCGGTCTTCTCAAAAAGAAAGGTTGAAGCGGACGAGTTCTACAAAGAGCGTGCCGGCAAATGCACCTCTGAAGATGCGTGCCGGGTACAACGCCAGGCCTTTGCGGGGATGCTCTGGTCGAAACAGTTTTATCACTATGATCTTCGGACCTGGCTCAAGGGGGACCCCGACAACCCGCCGCCTGAGGGTCATCAACGAGGTCGGAACCGGGAATGGGGACACCTGTACAACGCCGACGTGATTTCCATGCCCGACAAGTGGGAGTATCCCTGGTACGCGGCCTGGGACCTCGCCTTCCATTGCATTCCTCTGGCGCTGGTCGATCCCGACTTTGCCAAGGAGCAACTCGTCCTGTTGACGCGGGAGTGGTATATGCACCCGAACGGCCAGTTGCCTGCCTACGAATGGGCCTTCGGTGACGTGAATCCCCCCGTACACGCATGGGCCGCCTGGCGTGTGTATAAGATTGAAAAAAGAATCCGCGGCAAAGGTGACCTCCACTTCCTCGAGTCCGTATTTCACAAACTGATGTTGAATTTCACGTGGTGGGTGAACCGGAAAGATGCCGAGGGGATGAACGTCTTCCAGGGAGGTTTCCTGGGCCTGGACAATATCGGCGTTTTTGACCGTTCGGCTCCATTGCCTACAGGGGGCTATATCGAGCAGTCCGACGGGACCAGTTGGATGGGCATGTACTGTCTCAACCTCCTGGCCATCGCGCTGGAGCTGGCCCGTGAGAATCCGGCTTACGAAAATGTGGCCAGCAAGTTCTGGGAGCATTTTCTCCACATCGCTCATGCCATGAACCATCTCGGGAGCAAGAACCTCGGATTGTGGGATGAAGAGGATGGTTTTTATTACGATGCGTTGCACCTGCCCGGAGGGGAATCTTTTCCTATGAAGGTCCGCTCTATGGTGGGTTTGATTCCTCTGTTCGCGGTGGAGACCCTGGAGCCTGACATGCTTGACCGGCTTCCGGGGTTTAAGCGGCGTCTCGAGTGGTTTATCGACAATCGGCCCGACTTGGTTGGCAATGTCGCTTGTATGAGGACAGCGGGTCAGCGCGAACGCCGCCTGCTTTCCATTGTGGATCGTGACAAGTTGCGCCGGGTGCTGGCTCTGATGCTGAACGAGCAGGAATTCTTGTCACCCTATGGAATCCGAGCCCTCTCCCGGTACCACCAGGACCGCCCGTACATGCTCGGGGCGAACGGGAACAGCTATCGCGTTGCTTATGAACCTGCAGAGTCCAGCACCGGTTTGTTTGGAGGCAATTCGAATTGGCGAGGTCCCATCTGGTTTCCAGTGAATTATCTCCTCATTGAATCCCTGCAAAAGTTTCATCACTACCTGGGGGACGATTTCAAGGTGGAATTCCCTACTGGTTCCGGAAAAATGCTCACCCTCTGGGAGGTCGCGGGCGAGCTTTCGCGACGCCTGACCCGCATCTTTCTCCGGGGACAGGACGGGCGACGGCCCTTCTTTGGCGGAATTCAAAAGTTTCAGACTGATCCCCACTGGAAGGATCTCATCCTGTTTAACGAGTACTTTCATGGCGACAACGGGGCCGGGATCGGGGCCAATCATCAGACCGGCTGGACCGGGCTGGTTGCCAAACTAATCGAGCAGAGTGGGGAATGA
- a CDS encoding four helix bundle protein, whose product MKHSYRDLVAWRKAMDLVTEVYKMTSAFPQSELYGLTGQLRRAAVSIPCNIAEGQGRLTRGEFQQFLGYARGSIVEVETLTQIAGELQFLQPSQLGQLQTKTSELARILNGLINAIRNRCQ is encoded by the coding sequence ATGAAACACTCGTATAGAGATCTTGTCGCCTGGAGGAAGGCCATGGATCTTGTCACCGAGGTTTACAAGATGACATCAGCCTTTCCCCAGAGCGAACTCTATGGTTTAACCGGGCAACTCAGACGTGCGGCCGTTTCTATTCCATGCAACATTGCTGAAGGTCAAGGTCGCCTTACCAGAGGGGAGTTTCAACAGTTCCTTGGCTACGCACGGGGATCTATCGTGGAGGTGGAAACCCTAACTCAAATTGCCGGAGAGTTGCAATTCCTTCAACCCAGCCAACTCGGGCAGCTTCAGACCAAGACCTCTGAACTGGCAAGGATTCTAAACGGCCTGATCAATGCAATAAGGAATCGATGCCAGTGA
- a CDS encoding VOC family protein, with translation MLQNRACFSVGAPATAGAPTANNPPLPDITLFPAFVFALEPMDRRGQFRFSFFTRDYEATVAFYRDGLELPVLESWDRSPDDRGILFGAASGIIEILTFPRSGHASHLFDDRPPQGAFMVIEVDDLEDRYRRALERDLPIKQKLTDQEWGHKSFCLSDPNGLTLYFFRVIRKD, from the coding sequence ATGTTACAAAATCGTGCATGTTTCAGCGTAGGGGCGCCCGCCACGGCGGGCGCCCCTACAGCGAACAATCCACCATTGCCCGATATAACTCTGTTTCCAGCGTTTGTATTTGCTTTGGAGCCCATGGACAGGAGAGGGCAGTTCCGATTTTCCTTCTTTACGCGAGATTACGAGGCCACGGTCGCATTCTACCGCGACGGGCTGGAGCTTCCTGTGCTCGAGTCATGGGACCGCAGTCCCGATGACCGCGGAATTCTCTTCGGGGCCGCCTCAGGGATCATCGAAATACTCACTTTCCCTCGGAGCGGTCACGCCTCCCACCTCTTCGATGATCGGCCTCCCCAAGGCGCGTTCATGGTCATCGAAGTTGACGACCTCGAGGACCGATACCGGCGGGCTCTCGAGAGGGACCTGCCCATCAAACAGAAGCTGACCGACCAGGAGTGGGGACATAAGAGCTTCTGCCTTTCCGATCCCAATGGCCTCACCCTCTACTTTTTCAGGGTGATTCGGAAGGACTAG
- a CDS encoding mercuric reductase, with protein MKYDAIVIGSGQGGNPLSQNLADRGLKVALIEKSHLGGTCINTGCTPTKTMVHSAQVAHYARNADRWGVRAADVRVDMAAVVARKNKIVQSFRDGQQRRVDARKTLRLYRGEARFTAPHQLQVKDETLEAEKIFINTGTRTSLPVLPGLDTIDYLTNASIMELKELPEHLLVLGGGYIGLEFGQMFRRFGCRVTVIHRGGQILPREDADVTVELQKALEAEGSAFLLNANSTRVEKKGTTIHLTVESGNSTNVLTGSHLLVAVGRRPNSDRLSLEKAGIETDKDGFIKVNQRLETNVPGVWALGDVKGGPAFTHVSYNDFQIIYGNLVEGKNLTIADRLVPYSVFTDPQLGGVGMTEKEARKKGYRLKIGKIPMSYVARAIERDETAGLMKLVVDASNDRILGASMLAVEGGELIQIIGTVMRAGLPFTFLKGAVYIHPTLAEGFFALMEDVKPVD; from the coding sequence GTGAAATACGACGCCATCGTGATTGGATCCGGGCAGGGAGGAAATCCTCTTTCACAAAACCTGGCCGATCGAGGGCTCAAGGTTGCCCTCATCGAGAAGTCACACCTCGGCGGGACCTGCATCAATACCGGGTGCACACCGACTAAAACCATGGTTCATAGCGCCCAGGTGGCGCATTACGCCCGGAACGCCGACCGCTGGGGGGTTCGAGCTGCGGATGTCAGGGTTGATATGGCCGCCGTTGTGGCGCGAAAAAACAAGATCGTCCAATCCTTCCGCGACGGCCAACAACGTCGCGTGGATGCCCGCAAAACGCTGCGACTGTACCGGGGGGAGGCGCGCTTTACGGCTCCGCATCAGCTTCAAGTAAAAGACGAAACACTCGAAGCCGAAAAAATCTTCATCAACACAGGGACTCGGACCAGCCTCCCTGTGTTGCCAGGCCTGGATACCATCGATTACCTGACCAATGCGAGCATCATGGAATTGAAGGAATTGCCCGAACATCTGCTGGTACTCGGGGGCGGGTACATCGGTCTGGAGTTTGGACAGATGTTTCGCCGATTCGGCTGCCGCGTGACCGTTATCCATCGCGGAGGCCAGATCCTCCCCCGCGAGGATGCCGACGTCACCGTAGAACTGCAAAAAGCTCTCGAGGCCGAGGGCAGCGCGTTTCTGCTGAACGCCAACTCGACTCGGGTGGAGAAAAAGGGAACGACAATTCATTTAACCGTTGAATCCGGAAACTCCACGAACGTGTTGACGGGATCGCATCTTCTCGTCGCCGTGGGCCGAAGGCCCAACAGCGACCGGCTCAGCCTCGAGAAGGCGGGTATCGAGACCGACAAGGATGGGTTCATCAAGGTCAACCAACGCCTCGAGACGAACGTCCCCGGCGTCTGGGCTTTGGGCGATGTCAAGGGCGGTCCCGCATTCACGCACGTCTCATACAACGATTTTCAGATCATCTATGGAAATCTGGTGGAAGGGAAAAACCTGACCATCGCCGACCGCCTGGTGCCGTATTCCGTCTTTACCGACCCGCAGCTCGGAGGGGTCGGGATGACTGAGAAAGAGGCAAGGAAGAAAGGATACCGGCTGAAGATCGGAAAGATTCCCATGAGTTACGTGGCCCGTGCCATTGAACGTGACGAAACCGCCGGCCTTATGAAACTTGTCGTGGACGCTTCGAACGACCGTATCCTGGGGGCGTCCATGCTGGCGGTGGAAGGAGGGGAACTCATCCAGATCATCGGCACCGTCATGCGCGCTGGTCTGCCTTTCACGTTCCTGAAAGGAGCCGTCTATATTCATCCGACCCTTGCCGAGGGCTTCTTTGCCTTGATGGAGGATGTGAAGCCGGTGGACTGA
- a CDS encoding NAD(P)/FAD-dependent oxidoreductase produces the protein MSAAEPTRILILGGGFAGMYAAMEFEKTLARDPDVEVTMVNRENFFLFTPMLHEVAASDLDLTTIVNPARKMLKRVNFFAGEVEGIDLPSKQVRVSHGFDGHEHTLRYDHLVVGLGSITNFYNLPGLEERALTMKSLGDAITLRNHLIAQLEEADSECCRFKHPLLTFVVAGGGFAGVETVAGVNDFVRESLHAYPHLRESMLRVVLVHPGPVILPELGEKLGTYAQRKLTERKVEILVNTKVEGVSDDGIELSDGTTIEANTLVWTAGTSPNPLLQSIACEKERGRLKVNRYMEVPDWPGVWALGDCAVVPDPKTGKPCPPTAQHALRQGKVLAENIQAEIRGARKRPFQFSTLGQLAAIGKRTGVANILGVNFSGFFAWWLWRTIYLSKLPRFEKKVRVALDWTLDILFSKDLVQFLTVRAPSVSRLEEEAPARVVSEVVARRG, from the coding sequence ATGAGCGCTGCTGAACCAACCCGCATTCTAATTCTCGGAGGCGGCTTCGCGGGGATGTATGCCGCCATGGAATTTGAAAAAACTTTGGCGCGGGACCCGGACGTTGAAGTGACGATGGTGAACCGGGAGAATTTCTTTCTCTTCACGCCGATGCTTCATGAGGTGGCGGCGAGCGATCTCGACCTGACGACGATCGTTAACCCGGCCCGCAAAATGCTTAAGCGAGTCAATTTCTTCGCCGGTGAAGTCGAAGGAATTGACCTTCCCTCCAAACAGGTGCGTGTGTCCCACGGGTTCGATGGCCACGAGCACACTCTCCGCTACGACCACCTTGTGGTAGGCCTCGGATCCATTACGAATTTCTACAATCTCCCGGGTCTCGAGGAACGGGCCCTCACCATGAAATCACTTGGTGATGCAATTACGCTGCGAAACCACCTCATCGCCCAGTTGGAGGAGGCCGACAGCGAATGTTGCCGGTTCAAGCATCCCCTTTTGACGTTCGTCGTCGCCGGTGGCGGATTCGCGGGCGTAGAAACGGTCGCCGGGGTCAACGACTTCGTTCGCGAAAGCTTGCATGCTTATCCGCACTTGAGAGAAAGCATGTTAAGGGTCGTTCTGGTGCACCCGGGACCGGTCATCCTGCCCGAACTGGGCGAGAAACTCGGCACCTATGCGCAGAGGAAATTGACCGAACGGAAAGTGGAAATCCTGGTGAATACGAAGGTCGAAGGAGTTTCAGACGACGGCATCGAACTCAGCGATGGCACGACCATTGAGGCAAACACACTCGTCTGGACCGCGGGAACCTCCCCGAATCCCCTCCTGCAATCGATCGCCTGTGAGAAGGAGCGAGGTCGCCTGAAGGTCAACCGTTACATGGAGGTGCCCGATTGGCCGGGGGTGTGGGCGCTTGGGGATTGCGCTGTGGTCCCCGATCCCAAAACGGGAAAGCCCTGTCCGCCCACGGCCCAACACGCCCTGCGCCAAGGCAAGGTCCTCGCCGAGAACATCCAGGCGGAGATCCGTGGAGCCCGCAAACGCCCTTTTCAATTCTCAACCCTGGGACAATTGGCCGCCATCGGGAAGCGAACCGGGGTCGCCAATATTCTTGGGGTGAATTTCTCCGGCTTTTTCGCCTGGTGGTTATGGAGAACCATTTATTTGAGCAAACTTCCACGATTCGAAAAAAAGGTGCGGGTCGCCCTCGATTGGACTTTGGACATCCTCTTCTCCAAGGATCTCGTTCAGTTTTTGACCGTCCGCGCCCCCAGCGTCTCTCGCTTGGAAGAGGAAGCTCCGGCGCGCGTCGTCTCCGAGGTTGTCGCTCGACGGGGTTAA